Proteins encoded in a region of the Hippocampus zosterae strain Florida chromosome 11, ASM2543408v3, whole genome shotgun sequence genome:
- the kif16bb gene encoding LOW QUALITY PROTEIN: uncharacterized protein kif16bb (The sequence of the model RefSeq protein was modified relative to this genomic sequence to represent the inferred CDS: deleted 1 base in 1 codon) yields the protein MSVIDSQVLALGVLCPGDSRVSRHLLFNGDWRTVGNGLSLDSQALIPDLLLGAGVRVCCQFQWSLAGLICLLYCNMDEGTSVILGDVQLLLYTSVKVRLSSSSCIETMSQLLITETHIGLVQEDFVFDPSPRSVAIRPRHQQFRNLTLRQRANVRCMVLHDEDKCEVVSLNLIFANMRTRGHPESVTKVATPPVLASNSFPEAEVWKLTFTCSTEAACLINYLSNV from the exons ATGTCTGTAATCGACAGCCAAGTCCTCGCCCTG GGAGTCCTGTGCCCTGGGGACAGCCGGGTCTCTCGGCACCTGCTGTTTAATGGTGACTGGAGGACAGTTGGGAACGGATTATCATTGGACTCACAGGCTTTGATACCTGACCTTCTGCTG GGTGCCGGGGTGAGGGTGTGCTGCCAGTTTCAGTGGAGTCTTGCAGGTCTGATTTGTCTTCTTTATTGCAACATGGACGAAGGCACATCAGTTATCCTTGGGGATGTGCAGCTCTTATTGTACACAAGCGTAAAGGTCCGCTTAAGCTCTAGTAGCTGTATTGAAACTATGTCTCAGCTTTTAATTACTGAAACACACATTGGTCTGGTGCAGGAAGATTTTGTCTTTGATCCGAGCCCGCGCTCAGTCGCCATCAGGCCCCGCCATCAACAATTTCGCAACTTGACTCTTCGTCAGCGCGCTAATGTACGCTGCATGGTGTTACATGATGAAGACAAGTGCGAAGTTGTCAGTCTGAATCTAATCTTTGCAAATATGAGGACCAGAGGTCACCCTGAAAGTGTGACGAAAGTAGCCACCCCGCCCGTGCTTGCTTCAAATTCATTTCCAGAGGCAGAGGTGTGGAAATTAACTTTCACTTGCTCCACTGAGGCAGCATGCCTGATTAATTATTTGTCAAATGTCTGA